Proteins encoded within one genomic window of Hevea brasiliensis isolate MT/VB/25A 57/8 chromosome 8, ASM3005281v1, whole genome shotgun sequence:
- the LOC110657633 gene encoding protein SUPPRESSOR OF GENE SILENCING 3, producing MSSRGAGGRASTAGRSNNASSRGKNATEVSSPKVEQLGQGVVDISLDDAQDDGEWEIISRKSKNRAGSSAAKPWGFQNSNPKAWGNPDVIKKQGMRNNFGSGRMSANAWSTQVLDSKRLTNRGNTGPQSSNRGSENNYVAPQSVIPPPLEHGWNWQSRVAATAPNISEDGKKKNEDTEVNKESDVDCEDDEEEDAMDDTDDELLSEDFDSDASQKSHDTRKNSRWFKKFFESLDNLTVEEINEPARQWHCPACQGGPGAIDWYRGLQPLITHAKTKGSKRVMLHRELAELLDEELRRRGTSVIPAGEVFGKWKGLKDEEKDHEIVWPPMVIVMNTRLEQDENDKWIGMGNQELLDYFNGYAAVKSRHSYGPQGHRGMSVLIFESSARGYLEAERLHKHFAEQGTDRNAWDRRRVLFHPGGKRQLYGYIAVKEDLDIFNQHSQGRSKLKYEMRSYQEMVVRQINQMSEDNQQLIWLKSRVDKEQRKTKTLEESLEIVSDKLRKTAEENRIVRQRTQMHHEQSQEELDFQEQFFKDQLKVIHEARDAKEEDFEHLQQKEREKAKQLSANPSNTEEYRRRVEEMEKFIQFQDKEMKDYVAERDRLIKAHEEKFAAMKRRHWEEEFELEKEFDAELTCLMEKYTHPQRAKGSNNV from the exons ATGAGTTCAAGAGGCGCGGGTGGAAGGGCTTCAACTGCTGGTCGTAGTAATAATGCATCATCCAGAGGGAAAAATGCAACAGAAGTCTCTAGCCCTAAGGTTGAGCAGTTGGGTCAAGGTGTAGTAGACATTAGTTTGGATGATGCACAAGATGATGGGGAATGGGAGATAATATCACGGAAGTCTAAGAACAGAGCTGGAAGCAGTGCTGCAAAACCCTGGGGTTTTCAAAATTCTAATCCCAAAGCATGGGGAAACCCCGATGTGATAAAGAAGCAAGGCATGCGAAATAATTTTGGATCAGGAAGGATGTCTGCAAATGCATGGTCAACTCAAGTTTTGGATTCTAAGAGGCTAACTAACAGAGGAAATACCGGGCCACAATCATCCAACAGGGGCTCAGAGAACAACTACGTGGCTCCACAATCTGTGATTCCCCCACCACTGGAGCATGGATGGAATTGGCAATCTAGAGTTGCTGCTACTGCTCCTAATATTTCAGAagatggtaaaaaaaaaaatgaagatacTGAAGTTAACAAGGAAAGTGATGTTGATTGTGAAGATGATGAGGAGGAAGATGCCATGGATGATACAGATGATGAGCTTCTTAGTGAAGACTTCGATTCAGATGCTAGCCAAAAGAGTCATGATACTCGCAAGAATAGTAGATGGTTCAAGAAATTTTTTGAGAGTTTAGACAATTTGACTGTTGAGGAGATCAATGAACCAGCAAGACAGTGGCACTGTCCAGCATGCCAAGGTGGTCCTGGTGCCATTGACTGGTACAGAGGCCTGCAGCCCCTGATCACACATGCCAAAACAAAGGGATCAAAAAGGGTGATGCTTCATAGAGAGCTAGCAGAACTTTTGGACGAGGAGTTGCGCAGAAGGGGAACTTCAGTTATTCCAGCTGGTGAAGTATTTGGAAAATGGAAAGGTTTAAAAGATGAGGAAAAAGATCATGAAATAGTTTGGCCTCCAATGGTTATCGTTATGAATACAAGGCTTGAACAGGATGAGAACGATAAg TGGATTGGAATGGGCAATCAAGAGCTTCTTGACTACTTCAATGGATATGCTGCTGTGAAGTCTAGACACTCGTATGGTCCACAGGGACATCGCGGTATGAGTGTTCTGATATTTGAGAGCTCTGCAAGAGGTTATTTGGAAGCTGAACGACTGCATAAGCATTTTGCTGAACAGGGAACTGATAGAAATGCTTGGGATCGTCGTCGTGTCTTGTTCCATCCTGGTGGTAAGCGCCAACTCTATGGTTACATTGCAGTTAAGGAAGACTTGGACATCTTCAATCAGCATTCACaag GGAGGTCGAAGCTGAAATATGAGATGAGGTCTTACCAGGAAATGGTGGTGCGCCAAATCAATCAAATGAGCGAGGATAACCAGCAACTTATTTGGTTGAAGAGCCGGGTTGATAAAGAACAAAGGAAGACTAAGACTCTTGAGGAATCTCTTGAAATAGTGTCTGACAAGCTGCGCAAGACTGCGGAGGAAAACCGTATTGTAAGGCAGAGAACCCAGATGCACCATGAACAGAGCCAGGAAGAG TTGGATTTCCAAGAGCAATTTTTCAAGGATCAACTCAAAGTTATCCATGAAGCAAGGGATGCAAAGGAAGAGGATTTTGAGCATCTACAACAGAAGGAAAGGGAGAAAGCAAAGCAGCTAAGTGCAAATCCTTCTAATACTGAGGAATATAGGCGCAG GGTGGAAGAAATGGagaaatttatacaatttcaagaCAAAGAGATGAAAGACTATGTAGCAGAGAGAGATAGGCTTATCAAAGCACATGAGGAGAAGTTTGCTGCAATGAAGAGGAGGCATTGGGAAGAAGAGTTTGAGTTAGAGAAAGAGTTTGATGCTGAACTAACATGTTTGATGGAGAAATACACACATCCACAGAGGGCGAAAGGCTCTAATAATGTATGA